In Prunus dulcis chromosome 2, ALMONDv2, whole genome shotgun sequence, a single genomic region encodes these proteins:
- the LOC117620021 gene encoding tRNA-dihydrouridine(20/20a) synthase isoform X1, which yields MKLATSSYSYSSVTPIHSVFLHKNRRKLSFNIFQGTSSSTTASNSTSTSSSTQTHQLLSTPAAMVSSLRTRRHAHYPPPWFSVAPMMEWTDNHYRTLARLISKNAWLYTEMLAAETIVYQKDNLDRFLEYSPEQHPIVLQIGGNNLENLAKATELAEPYKYDEINFNCGCPSPRVAGHGCFGARLMLDPKFVAEAMSVIAAHTDAPVSVKCRIGVDDHDSYNELCDFIYKVSSQSPTRHFIIHSRKALLNGISPAENRSIPPLKYEYFYGLLRDFPDLRFTINGGINTVDEVNAARRAGAHGVMVGRAAFQKPWHTLGHVDTAIYGAPSSGVTRRQILEKFQVYGDSAVGKYGRKPTVRDVARPLLGLFHSEPGNGVWKRKADAAFLHCTTMKSFFEETLVAIPDHVLDSPIGEPSSGGEDPFANIHTLLPPAYESREQELLYA from the exons ATGAAGTTAGCAACGtcatcatattcatattcCTCAGTTACTCCTATTCATTCTGTTTTTCTTCACAAAAACCGTCGCAAATTGTCATTTAATATATTTCAGGGtacttcttcttcaacaacCGCATCCAATTCCACATCCACTTCTTCTTCCACTCAAACCCATCAACTACTAAGCACACCCGCCGCAATGGTTTCTTCCCTCCGGACCCGCCGCCATGCCCACTATCCTCCTCCGTGGTTTAg TGTTGCTCCTATGATGGAATGGACTGATAATCACTACAGGACTCTGGCCAGGCTCATTTCAAAGAACGCATGGCTCTACACTGAGATGCTTGCTGCTGAAACAATTGTCTATCAAAAGGACAATCTG GACAGATTCTTGGAATATTCTCCAGAACAACATCCTattgttcttcaaattggcgggaataatttggaaaaccTGGCCAAAGCGACTGAGCTTGCTGAACCTTACAAATATGATGAGATCAATTTTAA TTGTGGATGTCCAAGTCCAAGAGTAGCTGGACATGGGTGCTTTGGTGCTCGCCTTATGCTTGATCCAAAG TTTGTTGCTGAGGCTATGTCAGTGATTGCTGCGCACACAGATGCCCCTGTCAGTGTTAAGTGTCGAATTGGTGTTGATGATCACGATTCATATAATGAGCTCT GTGACTTTATTTACAAGGTTTCTTCTCAATCACCAACTAGGCATTTCATAATACATTCACGGAAGGCACTACTCAATGGAATTAGCCCAGCTGAAAATCGAAGTATTCCACCTCTTAA ATACGAGTACTTTTATGGCCTTTTGCGTGACTTTCCAGACTTAAGATTTACGATAAATGGGGGCATAAACACTGTTGATGAG GTCAATGCAGCTAGAAGGGCAGGAGCTCATGGTGTAATGGTTGGACGTGCTGCATTTCAAAA GCCCTGGCATACTTTGGGACATGTTGATACTGCCATTTACGGTGCACCAAGCAGTGGTGTAACACGGCGTCAG ATACTTGAGAAGTTTCAAGTGTATGGTGATTCTGCTGTGGGAAAATATGGACGCAAACCAACCGTGCGAGATGTGGCAAGG CCTTTGCTTGGTCTCTTCCATTCAGAACCTGGGAATGGTGTGTGGAAGCGAAAAGCTGATGCTGCTTTCCTGCATTGCACG ACTATGAAATCATTTTTTGAGGAAACGCTTGTGGCAATTCCTGACCATGTTCTAGATTCACCTATTGGAGAGCCATCATCAGGAGGTGAAGATCCTTTTGCCAATATTCATACTTTGCTGCCTCCAGCGTACGAATCAAGGGAGCAAGAACTACTATATGCCTAG
- the LOC117620021 gene encoding tRNA-dihydrouridine(20/20a) synthase isoform X2, translating into MVSSLRTRRHAHYPPPWFSVAPMMEWTDNHYRTLARLISKNAWLYTEMLAAETIVYQKDNLDRFLEYSPEQHPIVLQIGGNNLENLAKATELAEPYKYDEINFNCGCPSPRVAGHGCFGARLMLDPKFVAEAMSVIAAHTDAPVSVKCRIGVDDHDSYNELCDFIYKVSSQSPTRHFIIHSRKALLNGISPAENRSIPPLKYEYFYGLLRDFPDLRFTINGGINTVDEVNAARRAGAHGVMVGRAAFQKPWHTLGHVDTAIYGAPSSGVTRRQILEKFQVYGDSAVGKYGRKPTVRDVARPLLGLFHSEPGNGVWKRKADAAFLHCTTMKSFFEETLVAIPDHVLDSPIGEPSSGGEDPFANIHTLLPPAYESREQELLYA; encoded by the exons ATGGTTTCTTCCCTCCGGACCCGCCGCCATGCCCACTATCCTCCTCCGTGGTTTAg TGTTGCTCCTATGATGGAATGGACTGATAATCACTACAGGACTCTGGCCAGGCTCATTTCAAAGAACGCATGGCTCTACACTGAGATGCTTGCTGCTGAAACAATTGTCTATCAAAAGGACAATCTG GACAGATTCTTGGAATATTCTCCAGAACAACATCCTattgttcttcaaattggcgggaataatttggaaaaccTGGCCAAAGCGACTGAGCTTGCTGAACCTTACAAATATGATGAGATCAATTTTAA TTGTGGATGTCCAAGTCCAAGAGTAGCTGGACATGGGTGCTTTGGTGCTCGCCTTATGCTTGATCCAAAG TTTGTTGCTGAGGCTATGTCAGTGATTGCTGCGCACACAGATGCCCCTGTCAGTGTTAAGTGTCGAATTGGTGTTGATGATCACGATTCATATAATGAGCTCT GTGACTTTATTTACAAGGTTTCTTCTCAATCACCAACTAGGCATTTCATAATACATTCACGGAAGGCACTACTCAATGGAATTAGCCCAGCTGAAAATCGAAGTATTCCACCTCTTAA ATACGAGTACTTTTATGGCCTTTTGCGTGACTTTCCAGACTTAAGATTTACGATAAATGGGGGCATAAACACTGTTGATGAG GTCAATGCAGCTAGAAGGGCAGGAGCTCATGGTGTAATGGTTGGACGTGCTGCATTTCAAAA GCCCTGGCATACTTTGGGACATGTTGATACTGCCATTTACGGTGCACCAAGCAGTGGTGTAACACGGCGTCAG ATACTTGAGAAGTTTCAAGTGTATGGTGATTCTGCTGTGGGAAAATATGGACGCAAACCAACCGTGCGAGATGTGGCAAGG CCTTTGCTTGGTCTCTTCCATTCAGAACCTGGGAATGGTGTGTGGAAGCGAAAAGCTGATGCTGCTTTCCTGCATTGCACG ACTATGAAATCATTTTTTGAGGAAACGCTTGTGGCAATTCCTGACCATGTTCTAGATTCACCTATTGGAGAGCCATCATCAGGAGGTGAAGATCCTTTTGCCAATATTCATACTTTGCTGCCTCCAGCGTACGAATCAAGGGAGCAAGAACTACTATATGCCTAG
- the LOC117620388 gene encoding protein TAB2 homolog, chloroplastic has protein sequence MASFSFTTRIRTPTLQSHKPISKFISGTKPIKIPCNLSTNPSKNRPKLLCLRANSVSSESSVSTTQDQVDEAIDEEDDDPTAEMSYLDPETDPESISEWELDFCSRPILDIRGKKVWELVVCDESLSLQHTKYFPNNVINSITLKDAIVTVSEELGVPLPDKIRYFRSQMQTIITKACNELGIKPIPSKRCLSLLLWLEERYETVYTRHPGFQKGSKPLLAVDNPFPMELPENLVGEKWAFVQLPFSAVQEEISSLDSNLVFGASLDLDLLGIEIDDKTLIPGLAVASSRAKPLAAWMNGLEVCSIEADLSRARLILSVGISGRYIYATYNKTPETTSEAEAWEAAKKECGGLHFLAIQGDLDSDDCVGFWLLLDLPPPPV, from the exons ATGGCGAGCTTCAGCTTCACCACCAGAATCAGAACCCCTACGCTTCAATCTCACAAACCCATCTCCAAGTTCATCTCTGGCACTAAACCCATCAAAATCCCGTGTAATCTCTCCACCAATCCTTCAAAAAACCGACCAAAGTTGCTCTGTCTTCGTGCAAATTCTGTGTCATCAGAAAGCTCAGTTTCAACAACACAAGATCAAGTAGAcgaagcaattgatgaagaaGACGATGACCCAACTGCTGAAATGAGCTATCTTGACCCGGAAACCGACCCGGAGAGCATTTCGGAGTGGGAGCTCGATTTCTGCTCCAGACCCATTTTGGATATCAGGGGAAAGAAGGTTTGGGAACTTGTAGTTTGTGATGAATCTCTTTCTCTGCAGCACACCAAGTACTTCCCCAACAATGTCATCAATAGCATTACTTTGAAGGATGCTATTGTGACCGTTAGTGAAGAATTAGGGGTCCCTCTCCCAGATAAAATCCGCTATTTCCg GTCACAGATGCAGACAATTATAACAAAAGCGTGCAACGAGCTTGGTATAAAACCCATTCCCAGTAAACGG TGTCTCTCGTTACTTTTATGGTTGGAAGAACGCTACGAGACTGTATACACACGCCATCCTGGTTTCCAGAAAGGATCTAAGCCACTCCTTGCAGTAGATAACCCATTCCCAATGGAACTTCCAGAAAATCTTGTTGGGGAGAAATGGGCCTTTGTCCAATTGCCCTTTTCAG CTGTTCAAGAGGAAATCTCATCCTTGGACTCAAACCTCGTGTTTGGTGCGAGTCTAGATTTGGATTTGTTGGGGATTGAAATTGATGACAAGACATTGATTCCAGGATTGGCTGTTGCATCTTCACGCGCTAAACCTCTAGCAG CTTGGATGAATGGGTTGGAAGTTTGTTCAATTGAAGCCGATTTGTCACGGGCTCGCTTGATTCTTTCTGTTGGAATTTCTGGGCGATATATTTATGCTACCTACAACAAAACTCCTGAAACAACAAGTGAAGCTGAAGCTTGGGAAGCAGCAAAGAAGGAATGTGGAGGTTTGCACTTCCTTGCAATCCAGGGGGACTTGGATTCGGATGATTGTGTTGGATTTTGGCTTCTACTAGACTTGCCACCTCCACCCGTATAG